In a single window of the Biomphalaria glabrata chromosome 5, xgBioGlab47.1, whole genome shotgun sequence genome:
- the LOC106065058 gene encoding ribitol-5-phosphate transferase FKTN-like, with translation MLRSQNFILIIPLSLIFLVLQYYGIKYFYDNLSSTTPIEERVPWEAVKLFLSKCEHSGIPVFVIEPSLLRAVREGNRRRVELWNQDYQRSVTFGVIEPGMDLLHLLVSSMSHENYEFWEKNDPDPRGLTIYRRTYRVITTHYMLWVPIQGHTPMLIHLVVFYKRGEYIWHSAGEDRLHKPPFSLSGSPFFSTAGSYSLIDLRAVYIDGVKIQFPNDTFRFLKEIETSEFVECNYTRAYFFYNEYRLDQSKQVELFKRKARQLILLAKQILDSVGVPFWLSSGTCLGWFRQCDLISHTTDVDIGIFITDYREDLIGLLESNGLALIHKFGKVSDSLELSFLFGDIKLDIFFFYTADEYFWNGGTQASTGNKYKYIFPPFKLCWTEFLDLWIRVPCPAAPYILANYGPKWMIPNKKWDWKHSPNNVIENGQWPKEEWDEVIQLYE, from the exons ATGCTCCGTTCACAGAATTTCATACTTATTATCCCACTTAGCCTGATCTTCTTAGTTCTACAGTATTATGGAATAAAG TACTTTTATGACAATCTAAGCTCAACAACTCCTATTGAAGAAAGGGTACCATGG GAAGCGGTCAAACTTTTTCTCAGCAAATGTGAACATTCTGGGATTCCAGTGTTTGTTATAGAACCCAGCTTGCTGCGAGCTGTTCGAGAAGGTAACAGAAGAAGAGTGGAGCTTTGGAATCAAGATTATCAGAGATCAGTCACTTTTGGAGTTATTGAACCTGGGATGGATCTTTTA catttgcTTGTCTCTTCTATGTCTCATGAAAATTATGAATTTTGGGAGAAGAATGATCCTGATCCCAGAGGACTAACTATCTACCGCAGAACTTACAGAGTGATTACCACCCACTATATGCTGTGGGTACCAATCCAAGGCCACACTCCTATGTTGATACACCTGGTGGTCTTCTACAAGCGAGGAGAGTACATATGGCATTCAGCTGGAGAGGACAGGTTACATAAACCTCCTTTCAGTCTATCTGGGTCTCCATTTTTCTCCACTGCTGGATCCTACAGTTT aataGATCTAAGGGCTGTTTATATAGATGGAGTAAAAATTCAGTTTCCAAACGACACATTTAgatttttgaaagaaatagagacatCTGAATTTGTGGAGTGCAACTACACCAGAGCATACTTCTTTTATAATGAATACCGTCTGGACCAATCAAAGCAAGTGGAACTCTTCAAGAGAAAAGCTAGACAATTGATACTTTTAGCCAAACAGATTTTAGATTCTGTTGGAGTTCCTTTTTGGCTAAGTAGTGGAACTTGTCTTg GTTGGTTTCGACAGTGTGATTTAATTTCCCACACAACAGATGTAGACATTGGCATTTTTATAACAGATTACAGAGAAGATTTAATAGGACTCTTAGAGAGTAATGGTCTGGCATTGATTCATAAATTTGGAAAG GTATCTGATAGCTTGGAGCTGTCATTTTTATTTGGTGATATTAAGctggatatttttttcttctacacTGCTGATGAGTATTTCTGGAATGGTGGAACTCAAGCCAGTACTGGCAATAAATACAA GTACATTTTTCCACCTTTTAAACTGTGCTGGACTGAATTTCTAGATTTGTGGATTCGAGTCCCATGCCCTGCCGCTCCTTATATCCTGGCCAACTATGGCCCAAAGTGGATGATACCAAATAAGAAATGGGACTGGAAACATAGCCCTAATAATGTCATTGAAAATGGCCAGTGGCCAAAGGAAGAATGGGATGAAGTGATTCAACTATACGAGTAG